Proteins encoded together in one Salarias fasciatus chromosome 17, fSalaFa1.1, whole genome shotgun sequence window:
- the LOC115404664 gene encoding fibrinogen-like protein 1 codes for MTLRVDLWDNEGKTAYAEYKDFSLGIPQSNYELRVGRYSGTAGDAIRDPSSDLVSGPDRYDGQNGYGFSTSDRDNDSCGSDCTEIKRRLPESRSGVYMIHPAASRIPFKVYCEMGADGGWTVIQKRTGAAVSFEQNWASYEHGFGHLTWDHWLGLNKIRWLTQSKRMTLRVDLWDHERKTAYAEYKDFNLGIPESHYEIHVGRYSGTAGDAIRDPNPYDGQNGLGFSTSDRDNDNCDLCIFEFDIAFHKCTDIYGGGWWFSGCGSANLNGPYPHTSMKRSPYWKTWKGFHLLTATRMMIKSE; via the exons ATGACCTTGAGGGTGGACCTGTGGGACAATGAAGGGAAAACTGCGTATGCCGAGTATAAGGACTTCAGTCTGGGGATTCCACAGTCGAATTATGAACTCCGTGTTGGGAGATACTCAGGAACTGCAG gtgaTGCCATCCGAGATCCCAGTAGTGACCTCGTCTCCGGTCCCGATCGTTATGACGGCCAGAATGGCTACGGCTTCAGCACATCTGACAGAGACAACGACAGCTGCG GATCGGACTGCACTGAGATTAAGAGGCGCCTGCCAGAGTCACGCAGCGGAGTTTATATGATCCATCCTGCTGCAAGCAGAATCCCCTTCAAG GTGTACTGTGAGATGGGCGCCGATGGCGGCTGGACGGTGATTCAGAAACGCACTggagctgcagtttcttttGAGCAAAACTGGGCTTCATATGAACACGGCTTTGGTCACCTGACGT GGGACCACTGGCTTGGTTTGAATAAGATTCGCTGGCTGACCCAGTCCAAGAGGATGACCTTGAGGGTGGACCTGTGGGACCATGAAAGGAAAACTGCGTATGCCGAGTATAAGGACTTCAATCTGGGGATTCCAGAGTCGCATTATGAAATCCATGTTGGGAGATACTCAGGAACTGCAG gtgaTGCCATCCGGGATCCCAACCCTTATGACGGCCAGAATGGCTTAGGCTTCAGCACGTCCGACAGAGACAACGACAACTGTGACCTTTGCATCTTCGAATTTGACATTGCTTTTCACAAATGTACCGATATCTACGGCGGAGGGTGGTGGTTCAGCGGATGTGGCTCCGCCAATCTCAATGGTCCTTACCCTCATACTTCTATGAAGAGGAGTCCCTACTGGAAAACCTGGAAGGGCTTTCACTTGCTCACGGCCACCAGAATGATGATAAAATCTGAGTGA
- the LOC115404556 gene encoding NXPE family member 3-like, which yields MSSLHSQPLPGSHHCPPQDGAKILSRLNLLPPEELVPSPAAAEVVRVLHCTQRPPIMEVRPCQRHNVIRFVFPKYGRIFLFLIVCVLIFMLFSTDITENKSKPIINTPGSVTSRHSLCSFRPISPEEALEEKSILKSITWPKSPSLGPYYTLRSTSHPACSNFTILPRRGGGSWRIGDQLEVLIQIRDYHCRPKKYGGDVLLARLHSPAREAGVAGRVVDHLNGTYSAVFPLLWRGTAKVEVTLVHSSEAVKVLSRLTSEHPDRIFFKSLFRSGSETHFAVCNVCLRPSRAPLCNYTDVRTGEPWFCYKPKNVSCDARINHSKGGFEQKLRLNEENLFVSDVNMKVPILTTGSSRVFTKPDMLGKRISVMSSSRWRPSGFYYHGVWRSLGGAAVQQFTPEQMTRCLQGKKVLMYGDSTIRQWFEYLNQTLPAIRQFDLHTSKQTGPLMAMDYTNNIMVTFRCHGPPIRFGLVPIGELRYIANELDSVIGGSDTVIVLGIWSHFSTFPMEVYIRRLMSIRRAVVQLLARAPETVVIVRTANLKTLTLYETLTNSDWYSMQRDKALRAVFKGTGVHLVDAWEMTLAHHLPHNLHPDRPIIKNMINVLLSYVCPAIHPSINF from the exons ATGTCGTCCCTACACTCACAGCCACTTCCTGGAAGTCACCACTGTCCGCCGCAGGATGGGGCAAAGATTCTGTCTCGTCTGAATTTGCTCCCTCCAGAAGAACTTGTTCCAAG tcctgcagcagctgaagtggTCAGAGTACTCCACTGTACCCAGAGACCACCCATCATGGAGGTCAGACCCTGTCAAAGGCACAACGTCATCAGATTTGTTTTCCCAAAGTACGGCCGCATCTTCCTGtttttgattgtgtgtgttctgatcttcATGCTGTTCTCTACGGACATCACAGAG AATAAATCCAAGCCCATTATCAACACTCCAGGAAGTGTCACCAGCCGCCACAGCTTGTGCAGCTTTCGACCGATTTCCCCTGAAGAGGCTCTCGAGGAAAAATCCATACTTAAGTCCATTACTTGGCCGAAATCTCCATCTCTGGGACCTTATTATACTCTGAGAAGTACCAGCCACCCAGCCTGTAGCAATTTCACCATTCTcccaagaagaggaggaggaagctggcGCATCGGGGATCAGCTCGAAGTCTTGATCCAAATACGGGACTACCACTGCCGCCCCAAGAAGTATGGCGGGGACGTCTTACTGGCTCGTCTTCACAGTCCTGCTCGTGAGGCCGGTGTGGCAGGAAGAGTGGTGGATCACCTCAATGGAACCTACTCTGCCGTCTTCCCCCTACTCTGGAGAGGAACTGCAAAGGTTGAG GTGACGCTGGTTCACTCCAGTGAGGCAGTCAAAGTGCTGAGCAGGCTGACCAGCGAACACCCCGATCGGATATTCTTCAAGAGCCTCTTCCGCTCGGGCTCGGAGACTCACTTCGCCGTGTGCAACGTCTGCCTGCGGCCGAGCCGCGCTCCGCTGTGCAACTACACCGACGTCCGCACGGGCGAGCCCTGGTTCTGCTACAAGCCGAAGAATGTCAGCTGTGACGCCAGGATCAATCACTCCAAGGGAGGATTCGAACAGAAACTCAGGCTTAACGAAGAGAATCTCTTCGTAAG TGACGTCAACATGAAGGTCCCCATTCTGACGACAGGATCATCTCGTGTGTTCACAAAGCCCGACATGCTCG GTAAACGTATTTCcgtgatgagcagcagcagatggagacCTTCTGGTTTTTACTACCACGGTGTGTGGAGATCACTCGGTGGAGCTGCGGTTCAGCAGTTCACCCCCGAGCAGATGACTCGGTGTCTTCAAGGCAAGAAGGTCCTCATGTATGGAGACTCCACCATCCGGCAGTGGTTCGAGTACCTGAATCAAACGTTGCCAG ctATCAGGCAGTTTGACCTGCACACCTCGAAGCAGACCGGACCCCTGATGGCCATGGACTACACCAACAACATCATGGTGACGTTCCGCTGCCACGGCCCCCCAATTCGTTTTGGCCTAGTCCCGATCGGTGAGCTGCGTTACATAGCCAACGAGCTGGATAGTGTTATCGGAGGCAGCGACACCGTCATAGTTCTTGGCATATGGTCGCACTTCAGCACTTTTCCCATGGAGGTCTACATCCGACGGTTGATGAGCATCCGCAGGGCGGTCGTACAGCTTCTGGCCAGAGCTCCGGAGACTGTGGTCATCGTACGAACCGCAAACCTCAAAACTTTGACGCTCTACGAGACGCTGACCAACAGCGACTGGTACTCAATGCAGCGTGACAAGGCGCTCCGAGCCGTGTTCAAAGGTACCGGCGTTCATCTAGTGGACGCCTGGGAGATGACGCTCGCTCACCACCTGCCACACAACCTCCACCCAGATCGTCCCATCATTAAAAACATGATCAACGTGCTTTTATCATATGTCTGTCCAGcaatccatccgtccatcaatTTTTAA
- the LOC115404557 gene encoding angiopoietin-related protein 5-like — protein sequence MKMLIGLCGLILVLLSSVTAQLQKHPVDVFSQGSDCTEIKRRLPESRSGVYMIHPAASRIPFKVFCEMRPDGGWTVIQRRTGDKVSFRRNWASYEAGFGQLTGDHWLGLEKIHWLTRSKRTTLRVDLWDHEGGTAYAEYKNFNLGNRNTAYELHVGRYSGTAGDAIRGEKYEMDQNGFGFSTSDRDHDDCDPCISGKITVSECAQSDGGWWFSRCGSAALNGDYHESGDHIGMKSGLHWRTWKKPTPYSAKATRMMIKSE from the exons ATGAAGATGCTGATTGGACTTTGTGGACTGATCTTGGTCCTTCTTTCCAGCGTCACAGCACAACTGCAG AAACATCCGGTTGATGTGTTTTCTCAGG GATCGGACTGCACTGAGATTAAGAGGCGCCTGCCAGAGTCACGCAGCGGAGTTTATATGATCCATCCTGCTGCAAGCAGAATCCCCTTCAAG GTGTTCTGTGAGATGCGTCCAGATGGCGGCTGGACGGTGATTCAGAGACGCACCGGAGATAAAGTTTCCTTCAGAAGGAACTGGGCTTCATATGAAGCTGGTTTTGGTCAGCTGACAG GGGACCACTGGCTGGGTTTGGAGAAGATTCACTGGCTGACCCGGTCCAAGAGGACGACCTTGAGGGTGGACCTGTGGGACCATGAAGGTGGAACCGCTTACGCCGAATACAAGAACTTTAATCTGGGGAATCGAAACACGGCTTATGAACTCCACGTGGGGAGATACTCAGGAACTGCGG gtgaCGCCATCCGAGGTGAAAAGTATGAAATGGACCAGAATGGCTTTGGCTTCAGCACGTCGGACAGAGACCACGACGACTGCGACCCCTGCATCTCCGGCAAAATCACCGTGTCAGAATGCGCCCAGTCGGACGGCGGGTGGTGGTTCAGCCGGTGTGGCTCCGCCGCTCTGAATGGTGACTACCACGAGTCCGGCGACCACATCGGCATGAAATCGGGCCTCCACTGGAGGACCTGGAAGAAGCCGACGCCTTACTCGGCCAAGGCCACCAGAATGATGATCAAGTCTGAGTGA
- the LOC115404665 gene encoding NXPE family member 3-like, with the protein MQQQNKSKPIINTPGSVTSRHSLCSFRPISPEEALEEKSILKSITWPKSPSLGPYYTLRSTSHPACSNFTILPRRGGGSWRIGDQLEVLIQIRDYHCRPKKYGGDVLLARLHSPAREAGVAGRVVDHLNGTYSAVFPLLWRGTAKVEVTLVHSSEAVKVLSRLTSEHPDRIFFKSLFRSGSETHFAVCNVCLRPSRAPLCNYTDVRTGEPWFCYKPKNVSCDARINHSKGGFEQKLRLNEENLFVSDVNMKVPILTTASSRVFTKPDMLGKRISVMSSSRWRPSGFYYHGVWRSLGGAAVQQFTPEQMTRCLQGKKVLMYGDSTIRQWFEYLNQTLPAIRQFDLHTSKQTGPLMAMDYTNNIMVTFRCHGPPIRFGLVPIGELRYIANELDSVIGGSDTVIVLGIWSHFSTFPMEVYIRRLMSIRRAVVQLLARAPETVVIVQTANLKTLTLYETLTNSDWYSMQRDKALRAVFKGTGVHLVDAWEMTLAHHLPHNLHPDRPIIKNMINVLLSYVCPAIHPSINF; encoded by the exons ATGCAACAGCAA AATAAATCCAAGCCCATTATCAACACTCCAGGAAGTGTCACCAGCCGCCACAGCTTGTGCAGCTTTCGACCGATTTCCCCTGAAGAGGCTCTCGAGGAAAAATCCATACTTAAGTCCATTACTTGGCCGAAATCTCCATCTCTGGGACCTTATTATACTCTGAGAAGTACCAGTCACCCAGCCTGTAGCAATTTCACCATTCTcccaagaagaggaggaggaagctggcGCATCGGGGATCAGCTCGAAGTCTTGATCCAAATACGCGACTACCACTGCCGCCCCAAGAAGTATGGCGGGGACGTCTTACTGGCTCGTCTTCACAGTCCTGCTCGTGAGGCCGGTGTGGCAGGAAGAGTGGTGGATCACCTCAATGGAACCTACTCTGCCGTCTTCCCCCTACTCTGGAGAGGAACTGCAAAGGTTGAG GTGACGCTGGTTCACTCCAGTGAGGCAGTCAAAGTGCTGAGCAGGCTGACCAGCGAACACCCCGATCGGATATTCTTCAAGAGCCTCTTCCGCTCGGGCTCGGAGACTCACTTCGCCGTGTGCAACGTCTGCCTGCGGCCGAGCCGCGCTCCGCTGTGCAACTACACCGACGTCCGCACGGGCGAGCCCTGGTTCTGCTACAAGCCGAAGAATGTCAGCTGTGACGCCAGGATCAATCACTCCAAGGGAGGATTCGAACAGAAACTCAGGCTTAACGAAGAGAATCTCTTCGTAAG TGACGTCAACATGAAGGTCCCCATTCTGACGACAGCGTCATCTCGTGTGTTCACAAAGCCCGACATGCTCG GTAAACGTATTTCcgtgatgagcagcagcagatggagacCTTCTGGTTTTTACTACCACGGTGTGTGGAGATCACTCGGTGGAGCTGCGGTTCAGCAGTTCACCCCCGAGCAGATGACTCGGTGTCTTCAAGGCAAGAAGGTCCTCATGTATGGAGACTCCACCATCCGGCAGTGGTTCGAGTACCTGAATCAAACGTTGCCAG ctATCAGGCAGTTTGACCTTCACACCTCGAAGCAGACCGGACCCCTGATGGCCATGGACTACACCAACAACATCATGGTGACGTTCCGCTGCCACGGCCCCCCGATTCGTTTTGGCCTAGTCCCGATCGGTGAGCTGCGTTACATAGCCAACGAGCTGGATAGTGTTATCGGAGGCAGCGACACCGTCATAGTTCTTGGCATATGGTCGCACTTCAGCACTTTTCCCATGGAGGTCTACATCCGACGGTTGATGAGCATCCGCAGGGCGGTCGTACAGCTGCTGGCCAGAGCTCCGGAGACTGTGGTCATCGTACAAACTGCAAACCTCAAAACTTTGACGCTCTACGAGACGCTGACCAACAGCGACTGGTACTCAATGCAGCGTGACAAGGCGCTCCGAGCCGTGTTCAAAGGTACCGGCGTTCATCTAGTGGACGCCTGGGAGATGACGCTCGCTCACCACCTGCCACACAACCTCCACCCAGATCGTCCCATCATTAAAAACATGATCAACGTGCTTTTATCATATGTCTGTCCAGcaatccatccgtccatcaatTTTTAA
- the LOC115404244 gene encoding angiopoietin-related protein 5-like, with protein MKMLIGLCGLILVLLSSVTAQLQKRPVDVFSQGSDCTEIKRLLPESRSGVYMIQPAASRIPFKVFCEMRPDGGWTVIQRRTGAAVSFRRNWASYEAGFGQLTGDHWLGLEKIHWLTRSKRTTLRVDLWDHEGGTAYAEYKNFNLGNRNTTYELHVGRYSGTAGDAIRGEKYEMDQNGFGFSTSDRDHDDCDPCISGKITVSECAQSDGGWWFSRCGSAALNGDYHESGDHIGMKSGLHWRTWKKPTPYSAKATRMMIKSE; from the exons ATGAAGATGCTGATTGGACTTTGTGGACTGATCTTGGTCCTTCTTTCCAGCGTCACAGCACAACTGCAG AAACGTCCGGTTGATGTGTTTTCTCAGG GATCGGACTGCACTGAGATTAAGAGGCTCCTGCCAGAGTCACGCAGCGGAGTTTATATGATCCAACCTGCTGCAAGCAGAATCCCCTTCAAG GTGTTCTGTGAGATGCGTCCCGATGGCGGCTGGACGGTGATTCAGAGACGCACCGGAGCTGCAGTTTCCTTCAGAAGGAACTGGGCTTCATATGAAGCTGGTTTTGGTCAGCTGACAG GGGACCACTGGCTGGGTTTGGAGAAGATTCACTGGCTGACCCGGTCCAAGAGGACGACCTTGAGGGTGGACCTGTGGGACCATGAAGGTGGAACCGCTTACGCCGAATACAAGAACTTTAATCTGGGGAATCGAAACACGACTTACGAACTCCACGTGGGGAGATACTCAGGAACTGCGG gtgaCGCCATCCGAGGTGAAAAGTATGAAATGGACCAGAATGGCTTTGGCTTCAGCACGTCGGACAGAGACCACGACGACTGCGACCCCTGCATCTCCGGCAAAATCACCGTGTCAGAATGCGCCCAGTCGGACGGCGGGTGGTGGTTCAGCCGGTGTGGCTCCGCCGCTCTGAATGGTGACTACCACGAGTCCGGCGACCACATCGGCATGAAATCGGGCCTCCACTGGAGGACCTGGAAGAAGCCGACGCCTTACTCGGCCAAGGCCACCAGAATGATGATCAAGTCTGAGTGA